In Pseudomonas coleopterorum, the genomic window CGACTATTTCATCCCGCTGCGCGGACGTACCGAAATTGCCCGCAAGAAGGGCGCCGACCTGTTCGTTTCCATTCACGCCGACGCCGCGCCGTCCTCGGCCGCCTTCGGTGCCTCGGTGTTTGCGCTGTCCGAGCGCGGCGCCACCTCGGAAACCGCGCGCTGGCTGGCCGATACCGAAAACCGTTCCGACTTGATCGGCGGTGCTGGCAACGTCAGCCTGGACGACAAGGACCGCATGCTGGCCGGTGTACTGCTGGACCTGTCGATGACCGCTTCGCTGACTTCCAGCCTCAACGTGGGCCAGAAAGTGTTGAGCAACATCGGCCAGGTGACGCCGCTGCACAAGCGTCGTGTCGAGCAGGCCGGGTTCATGGTGCTGAAATCGCCGGACATCCCTTCGATCCTGGTGGAAACCGGGTTCATCTCAAACTCCAACGAAGCCAACAAGCTGCAAAGCTCGGGTCACCAGCAGGCTCTGGCGCGCTCCATTCGTACCGGTGTGAAGCAGTTCTTCCAGCAGAACCCGCCGCCCGGGACCTACATGGCCTGGCTGCGTGACACCGGCAAGATCGCACGGGGCCCCAGCACCCACGTAGTGCGTCCCGGCGAAACGCTGGCCATGCTGGCCGCGCGCTACGACCTGGGCATTGCCACCCTGCGCAGCGCCAACGACCTGAAGACCGACGAACTGAAAATTGGCCAGGAAGTCACCATTCCCAGCACTGCCCTGGCGTCCCAGTAATGACTGAATCGGCCCGTATCGAGCTGCTCAGCCCGCGGCTCGCCAACCAGATCGCCGCGGGCGAGGTGGTCGAACGTCCTGCCTCGGTGATCAAGGAACTGCTGGAAAACAGCCTGGACTCGGGCGCTCGCCGCGTCGACATCGAAGTCGAACAGGGTGGCGTCAAGCTGCTGCGCGTGCGCGACGACGGCAGCGGTATCTCCGCCGACGACCTGCCCCTGGCGCTGGCACGCCATGCGACCAGCAAGATCCGCGACCTTGAGGATCTGGAACGGGTGATGAGCCTGGGCTTCCGTGGGGAAGCGCTGGCCTCGATCAGTTCGGTGGCCCGTCTGACCCTGACCTCGCGCACGGCCACTGCCGACCAGGCCTGGCAGGTCGAAACCGAAGGTCGCGACATGGATGCCCGCGTGCAGCCTGCCGCGCACCCGGTAGGCACCTCGGTCGAGGTCCGCGACCTGTTCTTCAATACCCCGGCGCGACGCAAGTTTCTCAAGACCGAGAAGACCGAGTTCGACCACCTGCAGGAGGTCATCAAACGCCTGGCGCTGGCGCGCTTCGACGTCGGCTTCCACCTGCGACACAACGGCAAGAGCATCCTCGGCCTGCACGAAGCGCATGACGAAACTGCCCGCGCCCGAAGGGTCGCTGCGGTTTGTGGCCCGGCGTTTCTCGAACAGGCGATGCCGATCGAGGTCGAGCGCAATGGCCTGCGTCTGTGGGGCTGGGTCGGTTTGCCGACGTTTTCCCGGAGTCAGGCCGACCTGCAATATTTCTTCGTCAACGGTCGAGCGGTACGCGACAAGCTGGTCGCCCATGCGGTGCGCCAGGCCTACCGCGACGTGCTGTTCAATGGCCGCCACCCGACCTTCGTTCTGTTTCTGGAAGTGGATCCGGCGGTCGTCGACGTCAACGTGCACCCGACCAAGCATGAAGTGCGCTTTCGCGACGGGCGCATGGTGCATGACTTCCTCTACGGCACATTGCACCGTGCACTGGCCGACGTGCGCCCTGAAGACCAGTTGGCAACCGCGCCGGCGCAGTCGCAGGCGCCGCGACCCAGTGGCGCGCAGGCCGGCGAGTTCGGTCCTCAGGGTGAAATGGGCCTGTCGGCGAACCTGCTGCAGCCGCCCATGACCGCACCGCAGTCGAACGGTGGTTCCGGTGGTGGTTACTCGTACACGCCGCGGCCGACTGCAGCCTTGCCGGTGGCCGAGGCGCAAAGCGCCTACCGGGAATTCTTCGCGCCGTTGCCGACCGCAGGCAGCAGCACCGCACCGATCCCCAGCCTGCCGCAGAGCCAGGGTGACATTCCCCCGTTGGGTTATGCCCTGGCGCAGCTCAAGGGCATCTACATCCTGGCCGAAAACGCACAAGGGCTGGTGCTGGTGGACATGCATGCGGCCCATGAGCGGATCATGTACGAGCGCCTGAAGATCGCCATGGCCAGTGAGGGACTGAGCGGGCAGCCGCTGCTGGTGCCCGAGTCGCTGGTCATGAGCCAACGCGAAGCGGACTGCGCCGAAGAACACGCGGCCTGGTTCCAGCGCCTGGGCTTCGAGTTGCAGCGTCTGGGGCCGGAAACCGTGGCCATCCGCCAGATTCCGGCGCTGCTCAAGCAGGCCGAAGCCAATCGCCTGGTCAGCGATGTGCTCGCCGACCTCATGGAGTACGGCACCAGTGACCGCATCCAGGCACACTTGAACGAACTGCTGGGCACCATGGCCTGCCACGGGGCGATTCGCGCCAACCGGCGCCTGGCCCTGCCGGAGATGAACGCCCTGTTGCGTGACATGGAAAACACCGAGCGCAGCGGCCAGTGCAATCATGGCCGACCGACCTGGACCCAGATGGGCCTGGACGATCTGGACAAACTCTTCCTGCGCGGGCGTTGATCGATGAGTGGCCTACCTCCGGCGATCTTCCTCATGGGACCCACCGCCGCCGGCAAGACCGACCTGGCCATCGAGCTGAGCAAGGTGTTGCCCTGCGAGCTGATCAGCGTCGACTCGGCGCTGGTCTACCGCGGCATGGACATCGGCACCGCCAAGCCGTCTACCGCGGTGCTCAAGGCCCACCCGCATGCCTTGATCGACATCCTCGACCCGGCGCAGAGCTACAGCGCCGCCGATTTCCGGCGCGACGCCCTGCAAGCCATGGCGCAGATCACCGCGCGCGGCAATATCCCGCTGCTGGTCGGCGGCACCATGCTGTATTTCAAGGCGTTGCTCGAAGGGCTGGCGGACATGCCCGGCGCCGACGCCCAGGTGCGCGCCGACCTGGAAGCGCAGGCCGCCCGCGAAGGCTGGCAGGCATTGCACGACCAGCTCGCGGCGGTCGATCCGGTGTCCGCCGCGCGCATCCATCCCAACGATCCGCAACGCCTGATCCGGGCGCTGGAGGTGTACCGCGTAAGTGGTTCGAGCATGACCGAGCTGCGCGCGCGACAATCTGCGCAAAGTACCGAACCAGGCGCATTGGCAAGCGGGCAATTGCCCTATACTGTGGCCAACCTGGCCATCGCGCCCGCCGATCGTTCGGTGCTGCATGAGCGAATTGCCATGCGTTTCGAACAAATGCTGGAACAAGGCTTCGTCCAGGAGGTCACTGCCTTGCGTGCTCGAAGTGACTTGCATGCTGGGCTC contains:
- the mutL gene encoding DNA mismatch repair endonuclease MutL, giving the protein MTESARIELLSPRLANQIAAGEVVERPASVIKELLENSLDSGARRVDIEVEQGGVKLLRVRDDGSGISADDLPLALARHATSKIRDLEDLERVMSLGFRGEALASISSVARLTLTSRTATADQAWQVETEGRDMDARVQPAAHPVGTSVEVRDLFFNTPARRKFLKTEKTEFDHLQEVIKRLALARFDVGFHLRHNGKSILGLHEAHDETARARRVAAVCGPAFLEQAMPIEVERNGLRLWGWVGLPTFSRSQADLQYFFVNGRAVRDKLVAHAVRQAYRDVLFNGRHPTFVLFLEVDPAVVDVNVHPTKHEVRFRDGRMVHDFLYGTLHRALADVRPEDQLATAPAQSQAPRPSGAQAGEFGPQGEMGLSANLLQPPMTAPQSNGGSGGGYSYTPRPTAALPVAEAQSAYREFFAPLPTAGSSTAPIPSLPQSQGDIPPLGYALAQLKGIYILAENAQGLVLVDMHAAHERIMYERLKIAMASEGLSGQPLLVPESLVMSQREADCAEEHAAWFQRLGFELQRLGPETVAIRQIPALLKQAEANRLVSDVLADLMEYGTSDRIQAHLNELLGTMACHGAIRANRRLALPEMNALLRDMENTERSGQCNHGRPTWTQMGLDDLDKLFLRGR
- the miaA gene encoding tRNA (adenosine(37)-N6)-dimethylallyltransferase MiaA, which produces MSGLPPAIFLMGPTAAGKTDLAIELSKVLPCELISVDSALVYRGMDIGTAKPSTAVLKAHPHALIDILDPAQSYSAADFRRDALQAMAQITARGNIPLLVGGTMLYFKALLEGLADMPGADAQVRADLEAQAAREGWQALHDQLAAVDPVSAARIHPNDPQRLIRALEVYRVSGSSMTELRARQSAQSTEPGALASGQLPYTVANLAIAPADRSVLHERIAMRFEQMLEQGFVQEVTALRARSDLHAGLASIRAVGYRQVWDHLDGKLTEVQMRERGIIATRQLAKRQFTWLRGWADLHWLDSLAGDNLPRTLKYLGSASILS
- a CDS encoding N-acetylmuramoyl-L-alanine amidase codes for the protein MRIRALVAVVGLMLTGFVVNAVAATQVKSVRLWRAPDNTRLVFDLTGPVQHSVFTLTSPDRLVIDINGATASAPLSVAPGDSPVTSVRSAQRTPNDLRVVVDLKKAVTPKSFTLAPNQQYGNRLVVDLFDSAADAEPAPPQPVVATTPAVPVTPTRPAIKLTPVPSGKRDIVIAIDAGHGGEDPGASGPRGQHEKDVVLQIAKELQRQINAEQGFRAELTRTGDYFIPLRGRTEIARKKGADLFVSIHADAAPSSAAFGASVFALSERGATSETARWLADTENRSDLIGGAGNVSLDDKDRMLAGVLLDLSMTASLTSSLNVGQKVLSNIGQVTPLHKRRVEQAGFMVLKSPDIPSILVETGFISNSNEANKLQSSGHQQALARSIRTGVKQFFQQNPPPGTYMAWLRDTGKIARGPSTHVVRPGETLAMLAARYDLGIATLRSANDLKTDELKIGQEVTIPSTALASQ